The following is a genomic window from Oncorhynchus masou masou isolate Uvic2021 chromosome 6, UVic_Omas_1.1, whole genome shotgun sequence.
CTATTTCATATCCAAATTAGACCAGTTCATCATCATAGAGGTCTCTGTTGATAATTCATAACATTATGTTTCTCTCTAATGGATTCAATCAACTTGAAAAATAGAAAGATTGGTGACTTCTACAGTGATTGTTTTGAATTTATTATGACTACCCAAGTAGTGTACACATGTATACTGATGGCTTTAAACATAACGCACTCAATGGCCCCAATGGCAAGAGTCACACATGCTTTCAATGCTGTGACTATAAATTGACAGACATGGGAGAGGTGGGACAACCCTACCAGTCCTGCACCTCGAATGGGGTCTTTCTGCTACTCCCTTACAGCTAGAGTCCACAGACTCGGGGCGCCACTGCCCTCATCCAGGAGCAGAGGATGCTTCATCATCCATATGCTACAATCCCCATTTATAATCCCACACGTCCATCCCCAAAGTGAGAGCAGTCCTGTCCTGGCTACTCAGAGAGCCATATCCTCAgtgtcctgtctcctcctccatctgtctCGGAGTTTATGGAGGAGTTTCCTCACCGGGTCCGTGTATTGCCTGTtggccagccccaggaccagcggcATCACTGCCATGCTCCCGATCCCCGTGCACGACAGCACGATGTGTGTGGTGGAGTTCCCACGCGTCTCCTTGCTGAGCAGAAACGCCACGCAGACGTGTATGTAGATGATGTAGGGCACCCAGCAGGCCAGGAAGGTCAGTGACACGGCGGCCACGCACCGCGTGTAGCGGAGGTTGAGCCGCTGCTCCCGTTCCGAGGCCTGACCGCCCCCCCTGGTCGCCACAGAGCGGTGCAGCCGGCAGATGTCCTTCATCTGGCCCCGGGTGATCCACAGCACACGCCCCGTCATGCCCGCGATGGACATGATGGCCGGCGCCAGCAGCCCGTACACCTCGAGGTAGATGAAGGCGTTGGGGAAGACCCGTCTGTAAGAGCAGCACTCGGAGCCGACCGGCGCCGCTACCGCTGCCACCACGGTGGAACAGTTCACCGGCGCACCCGGCGCGCCTGTGTCGTTAAACGAGCAGCAGCCGTTCCACCCTGGGCCGGCCCGGTTGTTCCAGCCGAAGGCGGGCAGGGAGGCGTAGAGCAGTGGCGGCGCCCACACGGCGAGCAGCACCAGCGGGAAGTGGCGGTGAACCCAGAAGCTACTATAATGTAACGGACTCATGATGCACATGTACCTCTCATAATGAACTATCACCAGGTTAAACAGGAACGCCAGGAACAAGAAATTAGGAAAAATATGAACCAGGAGACAGGAGCTAAAACTCAGCGGACGGTTGAGTCCCATCCAGGGGATGAACGGCAGGGCCACGCCCGTACACAGGTCAGCCACTAGCAGGCTCAGGAAGAAGTAGTTTGGGGTGTTGTAGAGCTGACGGTTACAGGAGATGCCCAGGATGATGACCAGGTTGGCCAGGATGATGGCGGTGGACAGGGGCACGGTGATGGCGTAGATGAGACGTGCCTCCGACAGCAGCGGCCGCACAGCAGAGTCATTGGCCAGGTCATCCATGGCTGCGCTTGTGGTGGTTGTGTTCCTCCACAGTTGTCCTTAGTGTGCCAGACCTTTGCCCCCACTGCTACGGAGACTTCCACAGCTCCCATTAAACTGCAGGAAGCCTGGGTGAAAATAGACAGAATACAGTGAGACCAGAGGTCATGGAGCATGATATATTCAGAGCTCAAAAACGAACTGCCTGTTAGTCGATCTGGATAAGAATGTTGGCTAAATGACCGACATGTTAATGTAAACTCAAACTGCTCTCTGGTCTAGAGACCATATGATGCTGTAAACCCAGTTTGTCAAGAAGACAGCCTTGGACCCCTGAAATAGCCTCTGTCTCTTGCATCACGTATCAATGGTATTAATTGATCAACAAATCAGGCAGAAGAGATTCCCAGCAGTACATCAGGGCTTGAGGGTCTGTAATTGAATAACCCCAGTTTATTGGTTAAATGGCCTATTTAGGTAAAACACAGTGTCTTCGTGTTCTGTCTCTCCACTTGTAGATAGATGTACGTAGATGTTATCTCTTTAAACACAATTACAACAGTCATCATGGCCGCAGGATTGCTGTTTCTTCTCCATTGCCCCAGCGTAAGAGAGAGGAATGTTTAAAAGACGAGTGTCCTTGTTTTCTTCCTGCAGACTGCTGCGGTTCACGTAGATTGATCCCAAAGGAAATGTAATATCAAGCCTTTGGTCTGAATAGGCAGGAAGAGAGAAGGACaacaactggggggggggggggggttgacaaAATGAAAGCCCTATATTACTGTATATGACAGGTAATAATTTGGGGGGGTGGAGTTGACACAATGAAAGCCCTATATTACTGTATATGctatacatttctatctgaa
Proteins encoded in this region:
- the LOC135541226 gene encoding G-protein coupled bile acid receptor 1-like, producing MDDLANDSAVRPLLSEARLIYAITVPLSTAIILANLVIILGISCNRQLYNTPNYFFLSLLVADLCTGVALPFIPWMGLNRPLSFSSCLLVHIFPNFLFLAFLFNLVIVHYERYMCIMSPLHYSSFWVHRHFPLVLLAVWAPPLLYASLPAFGWNNRAGPGWNGCCSFNDTGAPGAPVNCSTVVAAVAAPVGSECCSYRRVFPNAFIYLEVYGLLAPAIMSIAGMTGRVLWITRGQMKDICRLHRSVATRGGGQASEREQRLNLRYTRCVAAVSLTFLACWVPYIIYIHVCVAFLLSKETRGNSTTHIVLSCTGIGSMAVMPLVLGLANRQYTDPVRKLLHKLRDRWRRRQDTEDMAL